GGACGGATATTGCTGCTAAAGCACTCGTATAGAATGAATATAAGAGCCCGTAAAGATGTATACCGGAAAGGTATTTGCATCTTGCGGGCTCTTTGCTACGTATATAGATGTATCTTGTGCATACAGCGGACTTATTTTATATGGGAAAGACATGGGAAAGATACGAAACAGGATGAAATCAGGCATGTTTAATGCCCTAAATTAAGGGGTAGTATTTTTATAAATTAGACTATACTAAACATGTGAACAATATCACATTATGAGGTAATATCAATCATATTATATAAAGTACGTAACATACATAGAGACTAATTTGTGAACATTATACTGTAAGCTTGTGGCAAACCATAACGTGCAACTGGATGGTTGAGCGGGAAACATGGTATACTTTTCGGAAACAGGAATGAGTACGAGGGGAGGTGGATATCTATTGGGTAGGCGATATTGTAAATTGTCCAAATGGCGAATCTAGGTGGAGTTAAGCGAGGAACAATTGACAGCATGAGGGGTAACCCGATTTGAATGAAGAAGTTTCTGCATGTCATTGACTTCATCTTGAATTCCTGTTTTGGTTTTACAAGGTCAAACGTAAGACTTATACAAAAGATATCATTGAAATCAATTTTATATAAGGCAGACGTCGTGTTGAAAGACTAACAGTTGATGAATGGTTAACACAGTTAACGGATCACGCTGTAACTATCTCTGGAGGTGAATCCCTGAGAACCGGGGAAATCATTGGACATAATTACCATATTGAATATCGTTTTACTTATTATCTTGATTGCATTGACTGCATTTTTCGTAGCATCGGAGTTCGCTGTAGTCAAAATTCGTACATCAAGAGTGGATCAACTGGTCGCGGAGGGCAATAAAAAGGCCGTATTGGCTAAAAAAGTTGTCTCGGACCTGGATTATTATCTGTCAGCCTGTCAGCTCGGTATTACGGTCACTGCACTGGGACTGGGAGCGCTCGGAAAACCGACGGTTGAGAGATTGTTATATCCGGTATTCAATTATTTAGATGTACCTGCTTCAATCTCGTCGATTGCTTCCTATGCGATCGCCTTTATCCTCGTCACGTTCTTGCACGTGGTTGTTGGTGAGATGGCACCGAAAACGTTGGCGATTCAATTCTCAGAAAAACTTACATTAATGCTCGCCCCATCGCTATACTGGTTTGGTAAAATCATGTATCCGTTCATCTGGGCGCTTAATGGAACTTCACGTGTTCTTCTGCGAGGATTCGGTGTAAAGCCTGCCAAACATGATCAAGCCTACTCGGAGGACGAGATCAAAATCATCATGAACCAGAGTTATGAAGGTGACGAGAACAACAAGACCAAGCTTTCATATCTGGAAAATGTATTTGTGTTCGACGAACGTGATGCCAAAGATATCATGGTGCCGCGTACGGAACTGGTGACATTAGATCAGGATATGACCTATGACGATATTATTCCTATATTGGATGAACATAACTACTCACGTTACCCTGTCATCGAGGATGGGGACAAGGACCGCATTATCGGCGTTGTGAATGTGAAAAAGATTTTGCCTGACATGGTTGCTGCAAGATCGTATCAACTGAGCGAGTTCGTTCGTGAGATTCCGTTCGTTTCCGAAGTTACAAGTATCCAGGATGCGATGATTAAAATGCAGCAGGAACGTGTACACATGGCCGTGGTCGTGGATGAATATGGGGGTACCTCGGGTATCATTACGATGGAGGATATTCTGGAGGAACTTGTCGGTGAGATTCGCGATGAATTCGATGCCGATGAGGTGGCTGATATCCAGGAAACCGGAAAGAATCAATATCTCATTAATGGTCGGGTACTTTTGGATGAAGTGGAACGGCAGTTCGGACTTAGCTTTGAAGGAAATGAAGAGATGGATACCGTGGCCGGATGGATTCAATACCAGAAGGGTGTAGGTGTGGAAAAAGGAGACACGGTAGAACACGGCGATTATGTCTGGACCGTTGTCGATACCGAGAACTATCACATCAAACAAGTTCTTCTGGAACGAGTGAGCGGCGCACAGGTTGAGGAAGCGACTAGCGATCTGGCGTGATCTTGGTTGGTTCGATCTGACTGTAATCTAGGCTTTGACTGCCTATTTGGCTACTGCCCTCAGAATTTAAAACGTTTTGGCAACGTAACAGTGTAGGGGACGGAACCGATTCTGAAGAAGCGTAGCGTTCGCGTTTGCAAACCAATTTTAAACCTTTGAAAACAACAATCAGGAAAATTTGGAGGCAATGGCGATCGGAAGAACGAGCCGTCACCGGAACGTCACTCGTGCAAACCTTATTTTAAATTTTAATGGAGGTGAATCCCTCAGGTTGAGGGAAATCATTGGACGGAATAATAGCCTTGAATTTATTTTTAGTAGCCGTATTTATAGGTCTGACAGCCTTTTTCGTTGGAGCCGAATTTGCAATTCTTAAAGTACGGATGTCCCGAATCGATCAATTGATCTCGGAAGGCAACAAAAAGGCAGTACTGGCCAAAAAAGTGGCGCACAACCTGGATTATTATCTGTCGGCATGTCAATTGGGGATTACCATCACGGCGCTGGTATTGGGAGCCTTGGGTGAACCTACTGTTGAGAAAATGCTGCATCCGCTCTTTGAGCGCATGGAAGTGCCGGCGGCATTGTCTACCGTGCTTTCCTATGGTATTGCTCTAGCGATCATTACCTTCCTGCACGTGGTTATTGGTGAATTGGCACCGAAAACGCTGGCGATTCAGTTTGCAGAGAGAATGACGCTGTTGTTGGCACCACCACTGTACTGGTTCGGTAAAATCATGAATCCGTT
This Paenibacillus xylanexedens DNA region includes the following protein-coding sequences:
- a CDS encoding hemolysin family protein; translation: MDIITILNIVLLIILIALTAFFVASEFAVVKIRTSRVDQLVAEGNKKAVLAKKVVSDLDYYLSACQLGITVTALGLGALGKPTVERLLYPVFNYLDVPASISSIASYAIAFILVTFLHVVVGEMAPKTLAIQFSEKLTLMLAPSLYWFGKIMYPFIWALNGTSRVLLRGFGVKPAKHDQAYSEDEIKIIMNQSYEGDENNKTKLSYLENVFVFDERDAKDIMVPRTELVTLDQDMTYDDIIPILDEHNYSRYPVIEDGDKDRIIGVVNVKKILPDMVAARSYQLSEFVREIPFVSEVTSIQDAMIKMQQERVHMAVVVDEYGGTSGIITMEDILEELVGEIRDEFDADEVADIQETGKNQYLINGRVLLDEVERQFGLSFEGNEEMDTVAGWIQYQKGVGVEKGDTVEHGDYVWTVVDTENYHIKQVLLERVSGAQVEEATSDLA